The following are encoded together in the Pectobacterium punjabense genome:
- a CDS encoding ABC transporter ATP-binding protein gives MAELLIQHLSVTFPDTSEAVLDIPALSIRSGERVAVMGPSGSGKTTLVNAITGMDHSGTGQVQWEKQDIWQLNEAERDRWRAKHIGLVMQDFHLFPGLNAIENVLLPAQFHHWRIPTSLRQRAADLLAQVGLDTGKRPVEVLSRGEKQRVAVARALLSNPDIIVADEPTASLDAQSGEQIADLLVTLARESRATLIAITHDARLASQMSRCIQLEKGRLVADKPYQEDRA, from the coding sequence ATGGCTGAGTTATTGATTCAACACCTGAGTGTGACCTTCCCCGATACGTCTGAGGCCGTGCTGGATATTCCCGCACTGTCGATTCGTTCTGGCGAACGAGTGGCGGTGATGGGGCCTTCTGGCTCCGGTAAAACCACGTTGGTGAATGCCATCACTGGCATGGATCACAGTGGAACGGGTCAGGTGCAGTGGGAAAAGCAGGACATTTGGCAGTTGAATGAAGCAGAACGTGACCGTTGGCGGGCAAAGCATATCGGACTGGTGATGCAGGATTTCCACCTTTTTCCCGGTCTGAATGCGATAGAGAACGTCTTACTACCCGCACAGTTTCATCACTGGCGGATACCCACGTCGCTCAGGCAACGGGCGGCAGATTTGCTGGCACAGGTCGGGCTGGATACGGGAAAACGCCCGGTTGAGGTGTTATCACGTGGCGAGAAGCAGCGGGTGGCGGTAGCAAGAGCCTTGCTCAGCAACCCAGACATCATCGTCGCCGATGAGCCAACGGCCAGTTTGGATGCACAGAGCGGTGAGCAGATTGCTGACTTGCTGGTGACGCTGGCGCGCGAAAGTCGCGCAACGCTTATCGCCATTACGCACGATGCGCGTCTGGCTTCCCAGATGTCGCGCTGTATTCAACTGGAAAAAGGACGCCTTGTGGCGGACAAGCCCTATCAGGAGGATCGTGCATGA
- a CDS encoding SUMF1/EgtB/PvdO family nonheme iron enzyme: MLKNGFIFSGLCLVLSHAAALPVMEAKVNGMAEINVDGGNFYVGSVFGPEDYAAHANTSITSFSMTQTEITYQQYHALQDWADAHGYQLSGGCNGATFEDCLPPEQDGGQHPVTNVSWWDAVIFANALSERQQLQPRYLTIDGKTLKRAPEDDNDKLMRENPQASGYRLPTLAEWQIAARGGKKGLADATYGARYAGSEQPERVAHFPSEKPLFGTVPVASKRPNSLGLYDMSGNVSEWLNEPYAVEGGKTMFYFCGGSYLEQVHSLASCDLHTPGFFMPDIGFRLVRTRGDK, from the coding sequence ATGTTAAAGAACGGTTTTATCTTTTCAGGGCTGTGCTTAGTGCTATCGCATGCCGCAGCGCTACCCGTCATGGAAGCTAAGGTGAACGGGATGGCGGAAATTAACGTCGACGGCGGCAATTTTTATGTGGGTTCTGTCTTTGGCCCAGAAGACTATGCGGCCCATGCCAACACGTCGATCACCTCTTTTTCCATGACGCAAACAGAAATCACCTATCAGCAGTACCATGCACTGCAAGATTGGGCGGACGCACACGGTTATCAGCTGAGTGGCGGCTGCAATGGCGCGACGTTTGAAGATTGTTTGCCACCTGAGCAGGATGGTGGGCAACACCCCGTGACCAATGTTTCATGGTGGGATGCGGTGATTTTTGCCAATGCACTCAGCGAGCGGCAGCAACTGCAACCTCGTTACCTCACTATTGACGGTAAGACGCTGAAGCGTGCTCCAGAAGACGATAACGACAAGTTGATGCGTGAGAATCCGCAGGCATCAGGTTACCGCTTGCCGACGTTGGCGGAATGGCAAATAGCGGCCAGAGGCGGTAAGAAGGGACTTGCGGATGCCACTTACGGCGCTCGCTATGCAGGCAGCGAACAGCCGGAGCGCGTGGCGCATTTTCCTTCGGAAAAGCCGTTGTTTGGAACGGTGCCAGTGGCATCGAAGCGCCCCAATTCACTGGGTCTTTACGACATGAGTGGCAATGTCTCTGAGTGGTTGAATGAGCCCTATGCGGTAGAAGGCGGCAAAACGATGTTCTACTTTTGCGGCGGAAGTTATCTGGAACAGGTGCATAGCCTGGCAAGCTGCGATCTGCATACGCCCGGTTTTTTCATGCCGGATATCGGTTTTCGATTGGTAAGGACGCGTGGTGATAAATAA
- a CDS encoding FtsX-like permease family protein, which translates to MIPWRLIWVDWRRLWPGVLVVVLLIAVATALSISVSLQERALRMGSAKAADRFDLVIGAPGSETQLVLSSVFLQPSALTLIPAQVLTDLEKNPLVAWTAPVAFGDFYQGMPIIGTTPPLVTDNGKRQLTAGRLFNDGFEAVVGAQTGLTVGSTFSPIHGQVGTEGAHAHDDVTYTVVGVLPADGSAWDKAILVPVNAVWRVHGIHPPHDADDAHHDGHDHGAHEHEHEHEGEHGHDDAAHTEDEAHADEDHDEAHSAEGSGSRDHPAEAANPATAAHADEHGEEEAHEHKHQAGLPAIVVKPKTIAGAYQLRSLYRSNTTLAVFPGEVLVKLYSMLGDIRELLTYISLGTQGLVGVAVAMVAVIHLRQRQKQIGALRAFGAPRYGIFTLIWSGLMSLVGVGVLLGVGLGYLAARAIAVVMSEKSGFVLPVTLEWEDIHFVLLLLLVAAVVLTIPAMLSYRQSPATALRGE; encoded by the coding sequence ATGATTCCATGGCGTCTTATCTGGGTCGACTGGCGTCGGCTATGGCCGGGTGTGCTGGTCGTGGTGTTGCTGATCGCGGTGGCGACAGCATTAAGTATTTCGGTGAGTTTGCAGGAAAGAGCATTACGTATGGGCAGCGCCAAGGCTGCCGATCGTTTTGATTTGGTGATTGGTGCGCCGGGAAGCGAAACACAGCTCGTGCTGTCATCCGTATTTTTGCAACCGTCTGCGCTAACGTTGATTCCCGCGCAGGTGCTGACCGATCTGGAGAAGAATCCACTGGTGGCGTGGACGGCTCCGGTCGCGTTTGGTGATTTTTATCAAGGGATGCCGATTATCGGCACCACGCCGCCGCTGGTGACGGATAACGGCAAGCGACAGCTCACCGCCGGACGTCTCTTCAACGATGGTTTTGAAGCTGTGGTCGGCGCGCAAACCGGGCTGACGGTGGGGAGTACGTTCAGCCCGATTCATGGTCAGGTGGGAACAGAAGGCGCGCACGCGCACGATGACGTCACCTACACCGTTGTCGGTGTGTTGCCTGCTGACGGCAGCGCGTGGGATAAAGCGATTCTGGTTCCGGTGAACGCGGTATGGCGGGTACATGGAATCCATCCACCGCATGATGCGGATGATGCACACCACGATGGCCACGACCATGGCGCACATGAACATGAACATGAACATGAAGGTGAACATGGGCATGATGACGCTGCGCACACGGAAGATGAGGCGCATGCTGATGAAGATCACGATGAAGCTCATTCTGCGGAAGGTTCGGGAAGCCGTGACCACCCTGCTGAGGCCGCGAACCCTGCTACGGCAGCACATGCTGACGAGCACGGCGAAGAAGAGGCGCACGAGCACAAACATCAGGCGGGGCTGCCTGCGATTGTTGTGAAACCAAAAACAATTGCAGGGGCTTATCAACTGCGTTCGCTGTATCGCAGCAACACGACGCTGGCGGTGTTCCCCGGTGAAGTGCTGGTGAAGTTGTACTCGATGCTGGGTGATATACGCGAACTGCTGACCTATATCTCGCTGGGGACACAGGGATTAGTCGGCGTGGCTGTGGCGATGGTGGCAGTTATCCACCTGCGTCAGCGGCAGAAACAGATCGGTGCACTCCGGGCGTTTGGCGCGCCGCGCTACGGCATTTTTACGCTGATTTGGAGCGGATTGATGTCGCTGGTGGGCGTCGGCGTGTTGCTGGGTGTCGGTCTTGGCTACCTTGCGGCACGTGCGATTGCGGTAGTCATGAGCGAAAAAAGCGGCTTCGTGCTGCCAGTGACGTTGGAATGGGAAGATATCCACTTCGTCCTGCTCCTGTTGCTGGTTGCCGCTGTTGTCCTCACGATCCCAGCGATGCTGTCTTACCGGCAGTCTCCCGCAACGGCGCTGCGAGGGGAATAA
- a CDS encoding carbapenem self-resistance protein CarG family protein: MINKFVGGVVLCAISSAAAALSPVVLKDGINRLDLNQDGGQDYVVVAQFDNNTSHPHLGLTFFIQRPDGGHSIMPVANSNTFTWFDYRLSAAADFLVQDNQLFLSGGRYFLVSARKEGENAFDPAKVILTIYGFNSSQDDPGVPLYEWSERKRVVTQNAYQSVDEAYKEVDEAMLAK; the protein is encoded by the coding sequence GTGATAAATAAATTCGTTGGTGGGGTGGTGCTCTGCGCCATCAGCAGCGCTGCCGCTGCACTGTCTCCCGTGGTGCTGAAAGACGGCATTAACCGATTGGATCTGAATCAGGACGGTGGGCAAGACTATGTTGTCGTGGCGCAGTTTGACAACAATACCTCGCATCCTCATCTCGGGCTGACTTTCTTTATACAACGGCCGGATGGCGGACACAGCATTATGCCAGTTGCCAACAGTAATACATTTACCTGGTTTGATTATCGGCTGTCCGCCGCTGCTGATTTTCTGGTACAGGATAACCAACTGTTCCTGTCTGGAGGTCGCTACTTTCTGGTATCGGCGAGGAAGGAAGGGGAAAACGCCTTTGATCCTGCAAAAGTGATTTTGACGATTTACGGTTTCAACTCGTCGCAGGACGATCCGGGTGTACCGTTGTATGAATGGTCAGAACGCAAGCGTGTGGTAACGCAAAATGCCTACCAATCCGTCGATGAGGCCTACAAGGAAGTCGATGAGGCAATGCTAGCAAAATGA
- a CDS encoding alkaline phosphatase, protein MKARWLLPLLISAALPGMVQAQAIYPIDRATMLAGGKFDFKVEFDEVLKPEDIRILINGKDYQQVLGKTASFVEREDGGNASTIWLRDVNLPEAGKYVVEAEAKGKKTQVSWDVYSASGTRKAKNVILFIGDGLSVAHRTGARILSKGVTEGKADGRLAIDDLQYMAFGGTSSTDSIAADSANTMSAYMTGHKSGVNALGVYVSRSKNSLDHPKQETLGELLTRSTKMSVGVVSDAELQDATPAAVVSHTRRRADKAEIVEMFYNVQPTVMLGGGSAYFLPKSTPGSKRKDETNYVEKFQQAGYSLVTDADSLKKNASQATKLLGLFHTGNMDGVMDRRFLKNDVAKKFPNQPDLTEMTQAALDVLSKNQDGFFLMVESALIDKASHPLDWERAFTNTIMLDQSVAIAKKFVEKNPDTMIIVTGDHTHGLSIIGTVDDSKPGTEMREKVGVYEDAGYPNYKDANKDGYPDDLNVSKRLAVFFNNYPDYYETFRPKLDGQFVPAIKNEKDEYVANKAYEKVPGAVFREGILPRSSDTGVHAVDDMVIQASGPGAERIRGYMENTDLFRVIVDALAVKPQDKK, encoded by the coding sequence ATGAAAGCTCGCTGGTTACTGCCTTTACTGATTTCTGCTGCACTGCCAGGAATGGTGCAGGCTCAGGCCATTTATCCCATTGACCGCGCCACGATGCTGGCAGGCGGAAAATTCGATTTTAAAGTCGAGTTTGATGAAGTACTCAAGCCGGAAGATATTCGCATTCTGATCAACGGCAAAGATTACCAGCAGGTGCTGGGCAAAACGGCCTCGTTTGTTGAGCGTGAAGACGGCGGCAACGCCTCTACGATCTGGCTGCGAGACGTGAACCTGCCAGAAGCAGGCAAGTATGTGGTAGAAGCGGAAGCAAAAGGCAAAAAAACACAGGTGAGCTGGGACGTTTATTCCGCGTCCGGTACGCGTAAAGCCAAAAACGTGATTCTGTTCATCGGCGATGGCCTGTCCGTCGCACACCGCACCGGCGCACGCATCCTGTCGAAAGGCGTGACGGAAGGGAAAGCAGACGGTCGTCTGGCGATTGATGATCTGCAATATATGGCGTTTGGCGGTACTTCCAGTACTGACTCCATCGCGGCCGACAGCGCCAACACCATGAGTGCTTACATGACCGGCCACAAATCCGGTGTGAATGCGCTGGGTGTGTACGTCAGCCGTAGCAAAAATTCACTGGATCACCCAAAGCAGGAAACGCTGGGTGAACTGCTGACTCGTTCTACCAAAATGTCTGTTGGCGTCGTCAGTGATGCTGAACTTCAGGATGCGACGCCAGCCGCGGTGGTTTCCCACACTCGCCGCCGTGCGGATAAAGCTGAAATCGTCGAGATGTTCTACAACGTGCAGCCGACAGTCATGCTGGGCGGCGGTTCAGCCTACTTCCTGCCGAAAAGCACGCCGGGATCAAAGCGTAAAGACGAAACCAACTACGTTGAGAAATTCCAGCAGGCGGGTTACTCACTGGTTACCGATGCGGATTCTCTGAAGAAAAACGCGTCACAGGCTACCAAGCTGCTGGGGCTGTTCCACACCGGTAATATGGACGGCGTGATGGATCGTCGTTTCCTGAAAAATGACGTGGCCAAGAAATTCCCTAATCAGCCTGACCTGACTGAAATGACGCAGGCGGCGCTGGATGTGCTGTCCAAAAACCAAGATGGCTTCTTCCTGATGGTGGAATCCGCGCTGATCGACAAAGCCTCTCACCCATTGGATTGGGAACGTGCGTTTACGAACACCATCATGCTGGATCAGTCTGTCGCGATCGCCAAGAAGTTCGTGGAGAAGAACCCAGACACGATGATCATCGTAACGGGTGACCATACTCACGGTCTGTCTATTATCGGTACGGTCGATGACAGCAAACCAGGCACCGAGATGCGTGAGAAAGTCGGCGTGTATGAAGACGCTGGCTATCCGAACTATAAAGACGCCAACAAAGACGGCTACCCGGATGATCTGAACGTTTCCAAACGTCTGGCGGTATTCTTCAACAACTACCCTGACTATTACGAAACATTCCGTCCGAAGCTGGATGGCCAGTTCGTGCCTGCTATCAAGAACGAAAAAGATGAGTACGTTGCCAACAAAGCCTATGAGAAAGTGCCGGGTGCGGTATTCCGTGAAGGGATTCTGCCACGCTCTTCCGACACAGGTGTTCATGCCGTTGACGATATGGTGATTCAGGCGAGTGGCCCAGGTGCAGAACGTATCCGTGGCTACATGGAAAACACCGATCTGTTCCGCGTGATTGTTGATGCACTGGCGGTAAAACCGCAAGACAAAAAGTAA
- a CDS encoding carbapenem biosynthesis protein CpmH, translating to MLIAAGLLLPFGALAQLSERDYQQRVQDFFDAGSPLCLGEKQWPVHSPKGDAPWNIGRLHALVDAGLAYATPEGTSTVYRLSPIGDKNWRQYGDLCYGRMQVERIEKVDRVTQELAVVYFTYRLTPLENWAHNRALRFAFSELDNLVGGVGTTRYSATLREALGGAAKLQDYPVPVELDY from the coding sequence ATGTTAATCGCAGCAGGACTACTTTTGCCTTTCGGGGCGTTGGCACAGCTTAGCGAGCGGGATTATCAGCAGCGGGTACAGGATTTTTTTGATGCAGGATCGCCTTTGTGTCTGGGCGAGAAACAGTGGCCGGTGCATAGCCCTAAAGGTGACGCACCTTGGAACATTGGGCGTTTGCACGCGTTGGTCGATGCGGGTCTGGCTTATGCCACGCCGGAAGGAACCAGCACGGTATACCGTTTATCGCCCATAGGGGATAAAAACTGGCGTCAGTACGGTGACTTGTGTTACGGCAGGATGCAGGTGGAGCGCATTGAGAAAGTCGATCGCGTGACTCAGGAACTGGCGGTGGTGTATTTCACTTATCGTTTAACGCCACTGGAGAACTGGGCGCATAACCGGGCGCTACGTTTTGCCTTTAGCGAGCTGGATAATCTTGTTGGTGGCGTAGGAACCACGCGCTATTCGGCCACCCTTCGTGAAGCGTTAGGCGGAGCGGCGAAATTGCAGGATTACCCTGTGCCAGTAGAACTGGATTATTGA
- the kduI gene encoding 5-dehydro-4-deoxy-D-glucuronate isomerase encodes MDVRQSVHSEHAKTLDTTELRKKFLIEKIFTPNHYTMTYSHIDRIVVGGIMPVDGEITFDDGIGKQFGVNYFLERRELGLINIGGPAEIVIDGTSYQVGNEEALYVGKGAKALAFSSLDKTKPAKLYYNSAPAHAVYPTRIITQDDAIKAPLGDVTTCNKRTICKYLVPEVVETCQLSMGLTRLAEGSNWNSMPTHTHERRMEVYFYFDMAEDTIIFHMMGEPHETRHLVMHNEQAVISPSWSIHTGVGTKNYAFIWGMIGENLTFDDMDHIAMLDLR; translated from the coding sequence ATGGACGTAAGACAAAGTGTACACAGTGAGCATGCGAAAACGCTTGATACCACCGAGCTGAGAAAGAAATTTCTCATTGAGAAGATATTTACGCCAAACCACTACACCATGACTTACAGCCACATCGACCGTATTGTTGTGGGCGGGATCATGCCGGTGGATGGCGAGATAACGTTTGATGACGGCATCGGCAAACAGTTTGGCGTGAATTATTTTCTTGAGCGGCGCGAACTGGGGCTGATCAATATCGGCGGCCCGGCAGAAATCGTCATCGACGGCACAAGCTATCAGGTTGGCAACGAGGAGGCGCTCTATGTCGGCAAGGGAGCCAAGGCCTTAGCCTTTAGTAGCCTCGACAAGACTAAACCGGCAAAACTGTATTATAACAGCGCCCCCGCGCATGCCGTTTACCCGACACGTATCATCACGCAGGATGACGCGATAAAAGCGCCGTTGGGAGACGTCACGACCTGCAACAAACGGACGATTTGCAAATATCTGGTGCCGGAAGTGGTAGAAACCTGTCAACTGAGCATGGGATTAACGCGTCTGGCAGAAGGCAGCAACTGGAATTCAATGCCAACGCATACCCATGAACGCAGAATGGAGGTTTACTTCTATTTTGATATGGCGGAAGACACCATTATTTTCCATATGATGGGTGAACCGCATGAAACGCGTCATCTGGTGATGCATAACGAACAGGCGGTGATCTCCCCCAGTTGGTCGATTCACACCGGTGTCGGCACCAAAAACTACGCCTTTATCTGGGGCATGATCGGCGAAAATCTGACGTTTGACGATATGGATCATATCGCGATGTTGGATTTACGCTAA